Sequence from the Xiphophorus couchianus chromosome 23, X_couchianus-1.0, whole genome shotgun sequence genome:
GGACAAAAATACGTAAATCAGGTTTGTAAGCGTTTCACACGAGAATAACGTCTCCGTCCGGCCGCCGACGGGGTCGTACCGCTCGTGAGCAGTTTCTCTGTTCATCAAGTCGACTCCCTCTTCCTGTAAAGATGAACAAGAAAAGCAATGACTACAAAAGTCGGTGTTCTACAACTGAAACAAAGTAGATTTTGTACATTAAAATGCAGTCTTCAGACATCGCAGCTGCCAGACTCAAAGCTTACGACCTCAACTGGCAAACTAAGTCCAGCTAGGAAAAGAATCTAGTTTTAGAAAGCCACATGGCatcaacaaacagaaagagactTTTCTACTACTAAAAAGCAAAGTCTTTTCATTAAAGAAGTCAACAGTGGTgacatacatgtatatatatacacacacttaCTTGTTTTATCTGGTGAAGCCTGGTGCTGGGCACGCGGATGGGGGATGAAGGGACCTGTGGCACAGCAAGAACATATAGTGCTGTGGGATTCAGGCTTACATTGCAGCAACATGACTGAGTTGCAGAAACGGTACCATGCTGGGTCTGTTGACAACAGTAGTGCTGTTCCTGCGACAACGTAGGATCTCTCTCTGGAAGACCTGAGCGTTATCGCTgcaatgacaaaacaaaatgtgtccGTCAGCCATCATGCCAAAGTCGTACTGTCAACTCGTGTTGcgttagaaagagaaaaactcatTCACTGAAAGATGTGTGATTTaggtggaggaagaaaaaaaaaaactattgcaGAACCTCAATCCATTAATCATGGGTGCACTGTTTGATCTCCTCAGGTGTCCATCGCTTTGGACTAAGGCAGCTGGGATTTCCAGGTCCAGCTCCATCTTTTCTTGTGTCATGACTCCGAAGTTGTTCATTCTGCTCGACAATGCTGCCCGTCACGGCTTCATGAACCTGAAATGGCGGCCCAGCTCAGTAAAGCTACATTACTGACCGTCGAACTTTACCCGGCTTTACAtgattgaaattaattttgGCCAAATCAATCAAACTGAGGCGACATAAGCCGAGCCAACTAGCACAATGTTAGACCCAGAGCGATATGCAGGGCCCCTTCCTCAACGTGACAAGTTAACAACGGTTTCTAACCATGACAGTGTTTTATGCGCCTTATATGCAGCTCCAACTACGCTGTTCAAATGCTGCTGTGACGTTATGAGCAGTCAAAAACTTCCCAGATGGATGGTTAGTATGCCGTGGCTACATACTACACAAAGCCCAGTAGCTGCTAGCTGCTGACCCGTTAAGTCTGCTGGTGCAAGGCGGCGGGGTGTCAGCGAAGAACCGAGTTATAACTACACTTTGCCTCCTAACACGAGCCAGGTTTAGCCAAACTAGCCTAATAGTTGATTTATGTACAGCTTTAATGCTCCTGTAAGTCTAATTTGGATAGCGTTAAAGGAACGACGCTGCTATGAAAAGATTATCATACCTCCTAGCTAACGCAGCTCAGCTAGTGTTCCACTCATTTTCGCTACCCAGATGGTTGAGCTCGGTAGCCGGAGAAGCTAACTAGCAACGTTAGCATTGAAGTGCCATCACTTGTTCCTCTAaacgttgtttttttcttccgcCAACCTGCTAACCACTTCGGCTCACAGAACTAACTAGTCTCGGTCTACTAAGAATATTGCCCTGAGAATCAGCAGCATAATTTATATAGTTTCTGCTAGGTATGCACCGCCAAGAATGAACCAGAGTCCCAACAGATTATTACATTGAAGCTAGGTGTTAGCACGAAACTTCACGCCCCTTTCAACGTTAGCACAGCTGTCCAATGAGACCGCTTCATTTGCCGGTGTGACAGCAAACACTGTaggctgaaaaaaataaataaaaatggttggTGTCCCCATTTATGTagctaatatttttacaaaaatacaataaaacttAATACTTTTGTCCATAGCTGGAGAATTGAAAAATTACactaattttattgtttcaaagtttatttttttaagcaggcACATAATCTTTCCACGTTTAGTTACATTTTAACTAATACCGCAAGTGTATTTTTGCTGCGAtagatagaccaacataaagtagcgCTTTACTGAGAATTGGACGTCAGACgacactttaaaaacacaaattaaaaatcgGAAAAGTTGTATTTCGGCTCCAATGCAGGCGTCATGCCGCTACCTACCATCAACACCAGGATGGTGTGCTGAGGGTGAAATGCAGAGAccttctaaaataataatgaatattattacttcaacatatttttactcaagaaaaagtagaaagtagccgtccaagaaattacccAAATAAGAGTATTTGTTAAAAAGGCTACTCGAGCACTGAGTAACTGATTTGTTGCCTCGGACCTTTTTTCTGAAAGCAGAGTTAATATCATCAGTCCAATTTATTAAGGCCAAATAAGTGATAACTTTGTTTTGGAACAACAGAGAAATGATTTACCGTTATAGCGCAGGTCCATCGTCATGCTTCCATATGGGAAGCACAGAAAACAGCCCAGGACTGGAACAGTTTCCGGTTCCTTTTCTAAGCCTCCACCTGAGCCACGAGCTCAAGACGGCGTACCCCTTTTGAAGTCATTTCCTTAACCGCGCGTGTGTATATACGAGCGCGTGCACGCGAGCAGCTAAAAGAGATGGAGGAAAACACAATCATTTATTCCCAACATGATCAAAACATAAtcgtttaatatttaaaaaattacatcatcagatggaccaaaagtAAATCAATCTAAAGCTAtgtggaaaattaaaataatataacagaagtgcaaaaaaaaaagctaaattaggtaaaattattattattatatttttttttcaaagaaacgTCTTTCAATATGAAacatgaaactttaacaaaaactgcaggtgtgtgtttggtcACTCTTTGGTTGAAACAAGCTTGCTCTTCGCTCAGTGACGTTACCAACAGTGGGCCTAGGATGCAGAAATTATACTCTGAGTGCTGAAACTTCCTAAGAAAATTACTCAAGCACAAGTAAAACGTACAGCACAggaaaaatacttctaaaagtcatcccccccccccaaaaaaaagttactcCAGTAAATGCAAcgagttactacccaactctgtcCACCATACATTAGGTTTTCAAAGCAGGCCAAAAAAGTgtaaacacaaccaaacaaCCCAAACCTGATAAGAGCATCTTCTTACGCAAATTTGCGGTTTTATTGGCCCCTGCCAAACTTAAATGGGACCTGTCATATGTTCATCAATGAtcatgttgttttataaccCCAACATCGTAACTCTAATGAATTATATGAAGTCTCCTGATGAATGAGTCACAGTTGGGGTGAAGCGATGCTTCTTCACACAATTACCTTACCCAGCTTTATTTACTCTTACTGATTTTTCTGAAATCTAACAGTCACATAGATATATTGGCGTCAAGATTACACCACAAcagtaatactttttttttttgcaaaaaaaaaaaacaatgcttgGGACCTTTGAAAAACTTCAATAATTTATCAAAAGGGCAATAAATGTTGAAGctctcaataaatattttttttaagtcattcaTGAAGGGTATCCTGTAGCAGCCTTTGTGTCAGTTGTTCAACAgatgcctctgactgaagacatgcAGTTGTACCATTAAGGTGCATTTTGACTATGTAATTAGAAACTATAACCCTTGTACAGAAGTGCACGAGTCACACGAGgggtgaaaacatttaattgtctGTGCGGAAATGTTCAGGACTACAGAAAGTGAACAAGAGCGTTTATTGTGATGTgaaccaaacaaacacaatctcAAACCCTGTTTAACCCCTCAACACTCACCCCCGGAAGCAACTCATCATTTTTTCACCTGTAAACTTAGGATGCTTCGTAGTATTTAAAGGCTCCCCAtctattaaaaaattaaaagaattacTGGGAGTATATGGAGACGTATTTTACAGTCCAACAGAGGGATTTTTAATCTTTAGCATGCCCACTGGGGACAACAGCAAACATTTAGGAGTCActacaacaacaaacatttcaaagaaagtCTTCGCACGTATGCCAGTAACCAAAGAAGAGTTCAGGTTTTTGTCCAAGatggacaaaaataataaaatgttccagAAATATTTTGTACTCTGTAAGAGCGCAAACCAAATGGCTGCagaaggtttcttttttttgtgtgtgtgtttcttttaaaataggAGGCTGAAAATCTTTTGGTAGCTCAATTGTTAACATTTACGCTAGCAGCATTTCCCTGAATAAAttactcaattaaaaaaaaaaaaaaaaagcattaaaaaatgtcagtgtgGGAACATAAAAGCGTCGTACTAATTTGTGGTGGGCTCGTTTCTATCGTAAGGCAATCGTGCAGGTGCGCGGCAAAGGAAACAGAGCGGCAGGACCACCGCCTCGGTGGGACCTTGAGCAGGCTCAGCATTTCATTATGACAcaacatgaaataatcaaatacaaaatgaatTGCAAaggggaaattttttttttaccaaacattaaaaaaacaaaaaaaagtgtactGAAGTGCTTCTCATGCCTTGTActtctccttccccgtttcacTAATCACGCAGATGtgctgaaatgaaaaaacagGACCTTAAATGTTGAAGCACATCAAAcacacttttcttatttttaacacaaatgaaGCCACTTGGCtccttttgtttacatttatgtaaTACTCACGTTCAGGTCTCTGAAGTACTCGTTGTAGTCTAAAGCGTATCCCACCACAAATTTATCAGGGACCTCAAATCCTACaactacagcaaaaaaaaaaaaaaaaaaaagaaaagaagagaaaaacaattttctcaACTGTGGATAGTATAACAATTGACACATTATTGAAAGTTTATGATGTacaatttaacagaaaaaaacaaattaaacattatttagaTGAACTGATTTTAGAAAGAACAGTGAACCAAACTATTGTATTTGTTCACACTGTGGAATATAAACCCATACGCCATCTGAACGTCTGTTTACATGAGTGAATCTCAGATAGCCAGTTGAAGTGAATTCAGGGTGTAAATATGTGAGCTGCGCTCCCCCTCACTCGTACGTTTGTAGTTTCACAAAAGGTCTGCAAggttttaagacatttaaataaactgccATAAAATTAAACTGACAATAAATGATGTCAGCACAACATacaactgaaaatatgttttaaaaaatctacaatCTTAAAGAAATCTACAATCCTCTcttgttttccaggttttccaaGGACATCCTGGCATTCCCAAGCCAGCTGTGAGATTCATTTCCCAAGTCTCCCCCTGGTATAGACCAATATTTCACTCATCAGGATTGGCAAGTTCCCCAAACTAAAAGATGCTTTCACAGGTTCCTCACACTCATCATCCTGACCTCAAATAGTGATGCGGATGTCAATCAGTACAAAGTAGTGTTGCCACGGAGACCTGGGACCTACAGGATTATGGGGTAGAATATTATCTCCCATCACATATAATCACACTGTACTGTTAAGAACGCAGAATAATGTAAGATTTCTCTGAACTTCTAATCCAAACAAACACAACCCTTGAGTGTTTGTTTGGATTACACTTTATTctgtatgacttgggtcaaagGTTTTGGTATAAACCGCCCTGTACTTCCTGGCTCTTTTACCTCCAAATGTAATGATGCTTCTTATGGTCAAAACCGTCAGTTTTATTGTCAGCAGACTGCAGGATGTGACCGCAAAACTTCAAGACTTTATGTGCAACATTTCTAAACTGTAAtctagtgtttgtttttttatcttgctTTTGAAATGAATGGCTTCTTCTCCTCTGAGCGGCCTTTCAGTCCATGTTCGTACAGAACAGAACATCATATCAGAACATAACAGTCACCGTCTTCAAAAgccattttgcttttattcctAATCATTAATgtattatattaatataataatatataaataagtaGTGATCTTACTTCATGTACATTTCTAAATTTGAAGAAAGGAATTGATGATCCCTTTTTAGCCTGTAATCCTGTTCACATTACAGATCCAAGAAACAGATCTGGCTGCTACGCTGATCTTCTTCCCTCAACTGAATTTCAAAAACTCAATTACGATGAACCGACTAACAATGGTTTACATAAGGATTGGGGCgaactttcatttttaatcactCTGCTGTTTGGGATCTTCACTGCCAGACAGTCCTTAATGTTGGGAAAATTGACTAATCAGTGTCATGGCACTACACAACAAATCCTCAAATTTCCAAACTTTAGCTGCTGCGCAAAGAAAGTCACTTACAGTCCGGTCGGTAGCCGACACTCCTCGGTGTTCTCTTCACCAGCAAACTAAGAGCAAAGCACCAATCAATAGAAAGAAGAAACTGCTGCACAATTTACATGTGTCGGTATTAAAAGGACGTTGTTCAGGTACCTTGCTACTTTAACCATTTTGGGATTGTACTGTTTGAGCAGCTGCAATAACGTCTTCATAGTCTTGCCTGTGTCAATTATATCCTAAAGACAAAGCATGAGAGGAGCTTATAAAAGTGGGATCGGAGAGACGCTTTGCTTTATTACCGGATGAGAGGAGACGAAAGACGATACCTCCACAATTAGGACGTTCTGTgcaaaagagaagaagagaatgttaatatttaatcaCATAATTTGTGTCTGTATCAATCTGTTGTGGCAATGTGGTGCTACTTGCTACAAGTGGAATCAGTGAACATGTGGAAGCATACAAAAATTACACGGACatattaaactaaaacatatgGTCACGTTACATACATGACAAGGAGTTTATTTTGGTAAGAGAGATTTTAAAGAGGTGAACGTTTCAAGCAAATTTGTAATTTCAAATATAGATTTTTGAAATGCATCCTCCTCTTTCACCAGATTTACTAATTTGTGGACACTTGTGTCAGGATTACTCTATAAGCAGCACAAAGATATACTGAATACTGATGttagacaaaaaacaaagttcataATTCCAGTCCTTTCATGTAAAAGGAACGTATATGAAAGTATAAGAGATGATGGAGCAAATTATACTGTACAACAAAACTAAAGAAGACCCTGTAGATTTTTCCCTTCACCACAGAATTACTTGATCCTTTTCATGCGCTTTAtgcaaaatccaaataaaatacacaaaggtTTGTTCTGTTGATATTCTCACTTGAGAAATGTGATCAGCTATCAGAATGAAATCTGTGGTTTGATCCCGAGACAgtaggaaaatgtttaaaggctATAAACACATGCATTgcattgtaaatttaaaaatggtgACAATAATGCTCTCTTCTCCATACTGACCTTTCCTGTCAGAGTTGACAGATCGTCTCCTCCAATCACTTTGATTTCACCGGTCGACTGGTCATTCTGTAAGGATGAGAAGACTGGTGAGCTAGCAGAGTCACCATGCTGTCACAGAAGCTGGAAGTACAAGCAAAAATTAGTGCTTGTCCAGgttgaaattgtttaaaattgtatCCACTATGTTGATAAAACATGAATATCGTAACTCATTTAATTAAAGAGTAttgttaaaatacattaagtGAATTGAAGTTCTTGGGGCTGGCAAAGAGAAACCCAATCTGTTGCCTCAAAACAATGCGGTAAGGAAATACTCATTTATAACTAAGTAGAATTTAATTTGAACCTGCTTTACTTTGCAACCCTTTGAATACAGGGCATCATTTAAAGATAactcatgataaaaaaaaaagaggaacacagaataataataacgaTACTTAAATGGTAAAAAATGGGAAAGCTATCAACATCATCCCACAAAGTGACCCTTTAATAAATCACTAAAACCACATAAAATTCTGCAGATTCATATGAATTTCTAGAAGAGTGAGGTCTACAATGTCGGTGTTGATGTTTTACGCTTGCTATCATCTGAATTACTCTACTTGACACAGAGACTTGTGTAAATCCTAAATGACAATGGCTAATTTGAATTAGTCGGTACAAGGGATCTTTGGGTTTATGTTGTAGTTGTTCTATTTTGGGGCGGGGGGCAAATGACTGAACATCAAATGAAAACGTGTGATTTTGATTgcgagtttttttttcatgctgcaatttattttaatcacacaGTTTCCATGCAGCCTCCTGGGAAACCCTGGGCGACCTTGACCAGGCCACAGATAAGCTGGAGAAACACCTCATGTACTGTACTGCAATCACGATTCGAGCTGCTACAGATGTAAATAACAGCTAACAAAGGGTGAAGCGATACATTACACAGTAACTCTTGAGGCGAATGAAGTCCACTGTCATGGGGATGGAGCGGTCACTGTTCCTGTTCAGGGCTTTGATGTAGTCCAGCAGGTCTGCAAAAAACTTGTAACCCCCCTTAAGAACGCAAAGGGCCACAATGTGGTGACCCCCCATTTCCTTCATGATCTCCCTCGCCAGCCTCTCTGTCCTGAGACAACGTAGGGGGGAGACGGAAACACAGTTAGGATTATCAGCTCCGTTTTGTGCAACAGTCAGCCAAAATTCCTCTTTATTTTCTAGCTGCTCCAACAGGCTCAGCTGTCTTATCTAATGGGAAACTTGCAATCGTAGTCTCTCCTCTTaagcaatgaaatgttttatgtttcaaccacaaacttccctgacagaaaagtccagcaagaaaaaaagagatccGTAGAATATACgagattaaataagaaaatttaagaccatcttatttttttaaatgagacattctgacattttcaggccttaattttagatacacaaatgtaagactttttaaggatgctaATTAAGAATAACACAAGACAAAGTACAAATACatggcaacatttttaaatttccaaaactATTGAAAAAGAGGTACCATTTGCTTTCTGCTTCAAAATTACCCACCACCTTCTATTGGTTCATCTTAacatcccaacaaaatacatgaaATTTACGAAAGCTGCATaacaaaatgtatgaaaactTGTGGTATGTATAAAATTACAaggcattttgtatttaagttaGCGTTTGTAGATTTGCCTCTGAACGTCCAACCATTTCTCCATTTCTAACACCCTGGTCCTTAGTGGGTCaggagaggtgctggtgtctatctccagctaacgttccaggcgagaggcggggttcaccctggacaggcgcgccagtctgtcgcagggcaatacagagacagacaggacaaacacactcacacctagggagaatttagagagaccaattaacctgacagtcatgtttttggactgtgggaggaagctggagaacccagagagaacccaccatgcacagggagaacatgcagaaaaacccaaggccgggaatcaaacccaggaccttcttgctgcaaggcaacagtgctaccaactgcaccactgtgctgCCTCTAAATGTAGCTTATGAATATAGATtaagttgcattaaaaatacTGTAACTTGATGTTGCAAAAAGAGAAACTAGGTAATAGACTAATTTCTGTGACAGACAGGCTCTTCAGAGAAAACCAGATAAACAGTCTGATCTTAATTCTTTTGATAAGTTACGCATTCACAGAAATTCAGGATAAACTTGAGGAAGCGCCAAAGTGAAAGTAAGTCAAATGGATGGCTCAAGTAATGGGGAGGTTGTCACACTGTTGGaaacaacaaactttttaaagatgctCTGTGTTCTTGTTCTAGGCAAGAGGTTATGATCTAATCCACTATTGAAACAGAGCAGCCACCTTTTGTTGACCTTGTAATTTACCGCTTTCACTAACTTGTTTTGAGTCATTACGAACAAGGCGACCCACCTGTCCAAGATGAGTCCGTGAGGAATATAAACCTTCTCCAAGTCGGCAGCATAGTGCTTGGGTATACAGAAAAGATCCAAGTCGTAACCCTGCTCCTCATCGCTAatctggaaacaaacaaaaaaacaaaaaacataagaaatgcTTCAAATTTTGGAAGTTGTTAACCTATAAAGATCATCCACCAGACAGAGggcagtaaaaaaacaaaaaataacggCCGATAAACCCAGATGTTCTGATGGTCACATGATCTGAGATTATTTCTACAATCATTGATCCGAGGTCACAGgaacacaaaaaatgttaagattGTGATTATACTGAGAAACATGGTGCTATTTTAAATCTGGTGTGGCAGAGAAAAACTCCTGTGTCTAAAGAGTCAAAGCAAACTTGCCGTTCAACCagtggttttgttttcctttccagCACTAATCACAATCTGAACTGCGTCGACCATTTCTTGGAAAACAGAGAACTGgatatttgtttgatttttttttccagcgtGGGGCTCGTCACAGCGCCGTAAATCAAATATTACCGAACGGTCTCATCCCACACAGCTGTACCTTGtgctctgaaaataaaactacacGGCGCATTGCATGTTGAACGCATTTCTGGTCTGTAGCATCCTTAATGGAGTTTAGCCTGAAGCAAAcgttcaaagacaaaaacaagccCCGATTCAACCAAAGGGGCGTACGAGTTCAAATATCTCAAGCTCAGAGCACTACCACAGTATTAGctgaatttttatgtttatgtaagTATACCAAGGCAggatttcccccagaaaacttgctaagctcGGTgcgctagggcagtcattcatgcCATGTTTCTGAGTCAAagaatgtttaaagttgacatgaaatttgaaaataatatagTTATACGTTATTGAAAGACTGGACGATTAATACccaaacaccaactataaagtcttataAAAGGCAACGATTgaaaaagtaaactaaaataaataaacgatgctaagcctggtgggggcacaagtaaggcctggtggcccgccaggcttataatacactgtgAGAAACCCTGCAAAGACTTAATATATTCTGGCTTCAACACTGACAGCGCTGTCAGTTATGCCGTAACTGTCAGGTAAAATCGTGGTAACAAGAGGCCAGAGAGAACTGCCCCTCCCCTACTTGTTGCTGGTCAGTTTGGAAAACGACAGCCTCTGAACCTTTTTACCGTTTCCATACAAACTGTGGTAATTTGGGGAAATTTCCAGTCACGACAATATGGAGAGTTACGATGCGAAAActaaaaagaacaaactttaAGGCTTAATTAATCGTACAGGACAGATTTAATAAGACACGCATCATTccatgaataattaaaaatatttttaaactgttaacATTAtgacaaatattcaaaatactgactccttgatttttttaaaatcatattttatgtaagacagtttttgtaaatacaatgaaattGTGATCGTTTTACTTATCTGCCCGGGGCAGACATTAAGCTGTTTATGCAAAGACttcacataaaacatgtttttttctttttaacccaTTTTATAGGATTAACTTAAAGTACCTAAATATCCATTTTGTTTCAGCTCagagttcaaaatgtttttctttagttgtgTCGGATGAAGTGATTTACAAAACAGcggtaaaaacaataaagatgaactaaaaaaaaaaaaaaaaaaacagaaaaaaagatgttctgATTAATAAGGATTAAAAGACGATGAAAAGAAATGGATGTTAAGTAAAATGCACCAGTCATGCTTTTCCGGTACTTTTTTAGTACAAAGCACCAGTTTTCTGTGAAATCTGACATGCCTGTTCCGAATGTGAAAGATCTGCATAATTTTCctcacacaaagaaaacaactgtgttgcaataatgtgtttttttatgtgcagcaacaaaagaaaaaagaacaaaatcatcCCGTTATCCATCGTCCCTCCCATGTATCCGATTTTCACTCAGAAAACGGTATCACAGTTCATGCATTTAGGTCTTAATTTTGATACACTGAATGAGCAggggcaaaataaaaatgtcatattttctgtattttagacTGAGATGATCAAAGAAGTCGATTACGATCTCTGGAGGACTTCTTTGGCTTTAAGTTATGCAAACATGCGtgtgaagttgtttttcttttggttacCCTGTGAAGTGTGTCTAAAGGTTTCCACGGTGTACATGCCTCCTGTCCAATGCCCCAGAAGTCAGTGTGTTCATAGTTTTCCTCCAATCAGAAGTCAGTATGCTGCATTTTGATCAACTCGCTGATGTAACGACTGTTTAGAAACTAGAGAGAGAATTGAAATAATCCGTGTTAGACGTGTTGAAGTCAGAAACCATTGTCTGGATTGTCTTTATTTGGGGTGAAAGTACGAGAATGACACTGCACATCAATAATCACAATACCTCGGTAAATAATCCTAATTATGGACCAACTGCACCTACGTGACTATTAAATAAAGTCTGTCTTAAGCACGCCCCCCTGCTAGTAAATGTAACCATATCAGCAGGCTGATTAACTCTAAATAATTGTGTAATTGCACAATTACGGCTGCCGACAAGCGCAGCAGCCCACACGTCTTGTTTTGTGAGTTTACGACGAACCATGTCCTGTCTACGTCACTGAGCTGAACGTGGAGAGCGCGTGCCTGTCCCCAGCCGCAGGCCACGCTTATATTAAGGGCTGAACATGAAAGAACAGCGCGTTAAATTGTACAATGCAGAGCACATTCAGTGAACTCAGCGTCTCAGTACAGCGTGTCACTCCCCTGGGCTCAAACAGCAGTAACACCCGAACACCTACCGTCTCTTGTTTCACTAGAGGGAAGAACTCACCACAACACAGGAGCTCGACGTCGCCATGTCCGTGTCGGTCCCCCAGCgtcaaaatgctaaatgttcTACCTCGCTCTTCTGCCAGAGGAGACAACAATTTTATGTTCGGGTTAATTTCGCAGTCTCGTCAGAGACACACATGGAGGCGAGTGAACCGTAACAGAGCTCGTGTGTTTCCGGAGCTTCTCCGTAGCTTTGCTACCGGGTCCTGCGCAGGAGCCCCGCTAAGCCAATCACGTGTGAGGAGAAAGACTCGGCTCCGCCCCTCTGCGGCGAGGTTCGGGAGGGCTTCACGAGCTAAAGAGCGCGAGGCAGCTCTGGCTTTCCAGCTGCGCGAGGTCAACAGATTTCCGAGTTGTTTTCGTGTGTAAACTCGTAGATGTGGTTTTAAATCAGTTGCTATTTTGATTCGTCTGACCGGATTACATAAACGGTTATAACTTTTTCTCTAAAATCCCACTGCAAACATAATGAACACATTTAAAAGCTGGgaaatcaacatattttataagTAATTACTTAGTTCTTACTAGGTAATAGTTAGTATTACTAACTATTACTAAGTAGTAGTAACAGTTAGTATTAATCCATTTAGAAGCAGATAAAATTCAGACCCAGTATAAACAAGAAACACTTACACGTAGGAATTCAGTTaagttaaaacacaaagtttgttACAAATTAGCATAATTACACAAACAAATTAACTGAGTCATAAACCTGTATTTAACCATGTAATAAACTgtacattaaatttaaataaaataaaattacacacaagatataattaaaaataa
This genomic interval carries:
- the hprt1 gene encoding hypoxanthine-guanine phosphoribosyltransferase isoform X1; this translates as MATSSSCVVISDEEQGYDLDLFCIPKHYAADLEKVYIPHGLILDRTERLAREIMKEMGGHHIVALCVLKGGYKFFADLLDYIKALNRNSDRSIPMTVDFIRLKSYCNDQSTGEIKVIGGDDLSTLTGKNVLIVEDIIDTGKTMKTLLQLLKQYNPKMVKVASLLVKRTPRSVGYRPDFVGFEVPDKFVVGYALDYNEYFRDLNHICVISETGKEKYKA
- the hprt1 gene encoding hypoxanthine-guanine phosphoribosyltransferase isoform X2 is translated as MATSSSCVVISDEEQGYDLDLFCIPKHYAADLEKVYIPHGLILDRTERLAREIMKEMGGHHIVALCVLKGGYKFFADLLDYIKALNRNSDRSIPMTVDFIRLKSYCNDQSTGEIKVIGGDDLSTLTGKNVLIVEDIIDTGKTMKTLLQLLKQYNPKMVKVASLLVKRTPRSVGYRPDCPRSPWQHYFVLIDIRITI